TAATGAATATTTATTATCAAATTGTCTTAACTCATCATTTAAACGATCAATGAGCACATTGGAGACTGAAGGATCTTCCCTAAGATTTCGCATCACTAGGGATAAGATCAGTTGAGACTCAGGATAATGCTTGTTAAAATATTCGATATTCTTTTCGATCCAGTAGGTCGGATTCTCGATACCTAAGCCCTGCCATAATTCATTAATCCCGTACATTAATAAAATGGTATCATAATCTTCACTTAAATCATTATTTTTGATTAGCATATCGTAACCTTCTTCGGCAATGCTGCCGCTCACGGCCCGGTTATCAATTTTTACATTTCCAATCTGAGCGAAGGGAAATTTCGCTAAAACTGAGTGTCCATAAAATAATAGTCCAGCCATTTGCTTTATCAACCTTTCATCATAATTTCTCTATTTATCTTAGCAAACTTTGCGTATAATGATAATGATCTAAAAATTACTTTATTCTTAAGGAGGTAAGGAATGCAATGGGATTTCGCTTTAAAAAAGAGGAAATGGAAAGTATCGACGACTTATTTGACCGTTTAATCCAACCGGCTAACCCGCGTCAGGAAGATCAAACCGAAGACCAAGCTGAGGAGAAAGCAAGTATTTATTTAAGCCAAGATTTTATTAGAAAGTATACCTCTTTTGATAGCTTTGAAGAGTTTTCATTACAGGCGCCACTTCCTCTACAAGCCGCTGATCAATTAAACGAGGGAGATTCCTATTTGATGAACCAATTCGTCCGTCAACATAGTGATTTCGAGAGCTGGCAAGAACTCCTTAATCATAGATAAGAAAAAGGCCAATTCGAGTGAACAGCTTGAATTTGGCCTTTTTGTTTTGTATTGCTTTTCTCGCTACTCATTAAGGAGTTGCTGGTAAATCGTTAAATAGTCCTTAGCTGGTTTTTCCCAGCGGAAATCGCGAGTCATCGCATGTTGAATCAGATAATGCCAGGCTTCTTTTTGGTTGTAGTAAACGCCGAGTGCATAGTGGACCATGTTGGAAAAATCCCCCGCATCAAAACGTTTAAAACTAAAGCCATTGCCTTCTCCGGTAAACTGATTATAAGGAATAACCGTATCCTTTAAGCCTCCTGTTTCATGAACCAGGGGCAAAGTGCCATAACGCATTGAAATCATTTGCGAAAGCCCACAAGGTTCAAAGGCACTCGGCATCAGGAAGAGGTCACTTCCGGCATAAATTTGTTGAGCTAATTGGGTATCAAAGTCAATATAGGCACAAAATCGTCCCTTATATTGGTCTTCAAAGTAACGGAAGGAGTGCTCGAAACGCTGATCACCTGTCCCTAAAATGAGGAATTGGGCAGAAGTGGTGTGCAATAATTCTTCAGCCTTAGCTTCTAATAATTGCATGCCCTTTTGGTCGGTTAAGCGGCTCACCACGGCAAGAAGCGGCCGGTCAGGATCAACTGCTAAGCCCACCCGTTCCTGTAAGAAGGCCTTATTGGCTGCCTTCCCATCACGCACTGTATCCATGCTATAGTTTTTGGCTAAGGCAGGGTCTGTTTCCGGATTATTCAAATCATAATCAATGCCATTGATTATCCCGCGAATTTTAAAAGCATTAGCTCGAAGCGTTCCGTCTAAAGCTTCCCCAAATTCAGGGGTTTGGATCTCCCGAGCATAGCTAGGGCTAACAGTAGTGACAATATCACTAAAATTGATTCCTCCCTTTAAATAATTGACCCGGTTATTTTGTCTCACACCCTTATCATGAAAGAGGCTATCAGTGGTATTGAAATAATTTTTTAAATTTTCTCGGTCCGTCCAGCCTTGAAAGCGCAAGTTATGAATGGTTAATACCTTGCGAATATTCTTATAGGCTTCTACCCAATGATAGCGATCAACTAAGAGTGCTGGAATCATGGCGCTTTGCCAGTCATTGACATGAATGACGTTAGGAATAAAATCAATTTTCTCCATCATTTCAATAACTGCTAGGGAGAAAAAGGCAAAACGTTCTTCATCATCACCATAACCATAGAGAGAATCACGATCAAAATAATCTAAATTATCGACAAAATAATAGCTTAGCCCTTCTAATTGTAAATATTTAATACCAACATAGGCTGTCTTCTTACCCATGTCGACAGTAAAGTGCATTAAATCGGTGACATCTTCTTTATATTTTTCTGGCATGAGCGTGTAATAAGGGAGGACGACACGAATATCTACCCCCTGGCGCTGTAATTCCTTAGGTAGGGCATAGGAAACATCCCCCAGCCCCCCTGATTTAAAAAAAGGAGCTGCTTCTGCAGAAACAAATAAAACCTTCATCATGTCCTCTTTTCTAACTCTTCCAATCACCTGACAAAAAAGTTTAGAAGTCAGATCTCTTGATAACTTCATGCTTACCAATAACAATTAAATCGTCAGGTTTTCCTTCAATAACTGCTCCTGGTTCAACGGTCACATTCTTATCCAAAATAGCGTAGGAAACCTTAGCCCCTTTACCAATTTTACAGCCTTGCAGGATAATAGAGTGACTAACTTCAGCTTCAGCCTCCACCACCACCTTACGAAATAGTTGGGAATGGAATACCTTTCCAAAAATTTCACAGCCCGTGGCTAATTGGGAATGCTTAACGTCAGCTCCTTTAGCGTAAAATGTTGGAACCCCATTGTGTCCCTTGGTATAGATACTCTGTTTGTTTTGAAAGAGCTCGGTATAAGCTTCTGCCTCTAACATATCCATACTTGCTTGGTAGTAAGCATTGATCGAATCGATATTAGCAATATAGCCATGATGTTCAACCCCAACCGTCTTATAATCTGGAAGGAATTGGATCAAAATGTCATCAAGGTTTTGATTGATGTCTTGGCTTTCTGCCTTTTCGATAATTTCTAACATGATTTTAGTTGGTACGATGGACATGTTCATATCATATAGGACGGTATCACTTTCAATTGGGGTAACCCCCTCAACTTGTAAATCATTAATATAGCCTGCTTCATCCAGGCTAACCAACCGCTCATTGGGATGATATTCTATCATTTCACGAGGAACACGGGCATATAGGCGGGCAATATCAGCGTCAGAATCTTCTAGGGCTTCAATTAAATTACTAATAACCACATTGGCTAAGACACGCGATCCGGCAACATAAACATAATCCGCATGCGAACGATTAATAAATGTCTCATGGTCATCATAAAAATCGCCACGGCGACTAGCTGCTTCATAAAGCGCTTGTTTATGCTCCATTTGTGAGAAAGTAAATATGCCACCCCGATAAGTGTCCAAGTCCCAAGGTTTCCCGCTACGGATATGATCATAGACAGAACGACCTGATCGGCCGATAAAGAGGGCTGCCGAACGCATATTAGCGTAAGTGATACTAGATAGAGCAAAGTCTAATAAGCGGTAACGGCAAGCAAAAGGTAACATGGCAATAGGACGTTGCTTAGTCAATGGGTAAAGATCGTTATCATTTTCAGTTAAGTTTAATATTGCGCAAACTTTATTTTGAACCATGCTCACTACCCCCTATTATTTCTTCATATCCAGCCACCTGAATATCATGTACTTCACCAACAAAGCGTGTATTATCCATCACTTCAGCATTTTCACCCAGAATCGCATACTTAATTTCTACATTCTGGCCAATTTTTGCTCCTGACATAATCACACTATTTTCAATCAGACTTCCCTTGCCAATTGTGACATTTTGAGAAATGACAGAATTTTTAATGCTTCCACGATTAATTGTTCCATCACAAATCATTGAATCT
This genomic window from Aerococcus sp. Group 1 contains:
- a CDS encoding GDSL-type esterase/lipase family protein; translation: MAGLLFYGHSVLAKFPFAQIGNVKIDNRAVSGSIAEEGYDMLIKNNDLSEDYDTILLMYGINELWQGLGIENPTYWIEKNIEYFNKHYPESQLILSLVMRNLREDPSVSNVLIDRLNDELRQFDNKYSLTYWDWQGFYDVNNYCRPELTIEGVHLTQAGYQLLAEGIEKTIRRGAK
- the glgA gene encoding glycogen synthase GlgA, which translates into the protein MKVLFVSAEAAPFFKSGGLGDVSYALPKELQRQGVDIRVVLPYYTLMPEKYKEDVTDLMHFTVDMGKKTAYVGIKYLQLEGLSYYFVDNLDYFDRDSLYGYGDDEERFAFFSLAVIEMMEKIDFIPNVIHVNDWQSAMIPALLVDRYHWVEAYKNIRKVLTIHNLRFQGWTDRENLKNYFNTTDSLFHDKGVRQNNRVNYLKGGINFSDIVTTVSPSYAREIQTPEFGEALDGTLRANAFKIRGIINGIDYDLNNPETDPALAKNYSMDTVRDGKAANKAFLQERVGLAVDPDRPLLAVVSRLTDQKGMQLLEAKAEELLHTTSAQFLILGTGDQRFEHSFRYFEDQYKGRFCAYIDFDTQLAQQIYAGSDLFLMPSAFEPCGLSQMISMRYGTLPLVHETGGLKDTVIPYNQFTGEGNGFSFKRFDAGDFSNMVHYALGVYYNQKEAWHYLIQHAMTRDFRWEKPAKDYLTIYQQLLNE
- the glgD gene encoding glucose-1-phosphate adenylyltransferase subunit GlgD, which codes for MVQNKVCAILNLTENDNDLYPLTKQRPIAMLPFACRYRLLDFALSSITYANMRSAALFIGRSGRSVYDHIRSGKPWDLDTYRGGIFTFSQMEHKQALYEAASRRGDFYDDHETFINRSHADYVYVAGSRVLANVVISNLIEALEDSDADIARLYARVPREMIEYHPNERLVSLDEAGYINDLQVEGVTPIESDTVLYDMNMSIVPTKIMLEIIEKAESQDINQNLDDILIQFLPDYKTVGVEHHGYIANIDSINAYYQASMDMLEAEAYTELFQNKQSIYTKGHNGVPTFYAKGADVKHSQLATGCEIFGKVFHSQLFRKVVVEAEAEVSHSIILQGCKIGKGAKVSYAILDKNVTVEPGAVIEGKPDDLIVIGKHEVIKRSDF